Genomic DNA from Chloroflexia bacterium SDU3-3:
AGGTTCGACATAGTGGTCAGGTTGGAAAGATCGACCCCGAGGTGCGTGATCGTCTGCGCGATCTCGGCCCCGATCCCGCAGAGGATGATCTGCGACCCCAGCAGGTTGGCCGCCTTGGTCGTCATCAGCAGCAGGTTGGCCGTGCTGGTATCCATCAGCGGCACGCCGGTGATATCGATGATCACAATCTCGGCCTGGTGCTCGGCAATGCCCTCCAGCAGGCGCTCGTTGATCTCGCCCGCGCGGTGGCTGTCGATCGAGCCGACCAGCGGCAGCACCAGAATACCCTCGGACACTGGCATGATCGGGGTGGAAA
This window encodes:
- a CDS encoding STAS domain-containing protein, which produces MSLESVLAAQQAAVEQAAKIDPVTDRVVLVRHVLDGFASLIGALLKEEQAEIDRQRTQMEQAFFSTVDTQRQAEDALRSAIRELSTPIMPVSEGILVLPLVGSIDSHRAGEINERLLEGIAEHQAEIVIIDITGVPLMDTSTANLLLMTTKAANLLGSQIILCGIGAEIAQTITHLGVDLSNLTTMSNLQSSISYALEQTGLAIKPL